One genomic window of Comamonas serinivorans includes the following:
- a CDS encoding TetR/AcrR family transcriptional regulator — MALSETAKAARRQRLVDSAHALIRESGAGFSMLQLAEHAGVSPATPYNLLGSKTEVLHHVIRDEFARFSQRLARQAQAERPLDRLLQATDLVVTHYADEPAFYRGLYRAALGTEVRGMMSDLGQTLWCQLVSQAVAAGDLSPRIPAAELTAVLLRAMAGTTQAWLAEDWPTDRFAAEMTRATRLLLLGLVSDADRARLLASLSP; from the coding sequence ATGGCCCTCTCCGAAACCGCCAAAGCTGCCCGGCGGCAACGCCTGGTGGACAGCGCCCACGCCCTCATCCGTGAATCGGGTGCGGGCTTTTCCATGCTGCAGCTGGCCGAACACGCCGGCGTGAGCCCGGCCACGCCCTACAACCTGCTGGGCTCCAAGACCGAGGTGCTGCACCACGTCATCCGCGACGAGTTCGCGCGCTTCAGCCAGCGCCTGGCCCGGCAAGCGCAGGCCGAGCGGCCGCTGGATCGCCTGCTGCAGGCCACCGACCTGGTGGTCACCCACTACGCCGACGAGCCGGCCTTCTACCGCGGCCTGTACCGCGCCGCGCTGGGCACCGAGGTGCGCGGCATGATGAGCGACCTGGGCCAGACGCTGTGGTGCCAGCTGGTGTCGCAGGCCGTGGCGGCCGGCGACCTCTCGCCGCGCATCCCGGCCGCCGAGCTCACGGCCGTGCTGCTGCGCGCCATGGCCGGCACCACCCAGGCCTGGCTGGCCGAAGACTGGCCCACCGACCGCTTTGCCGCCGAAATGACGCGCGCCACACGCCTGCTGCTGCTGGGCCTGGTCAGCGACGCCGACCGCGCCCGGCTGCTGGCCAGCCTGTCCCCCTGA
- the hemE gene encoding uroporphyrinogen decarboxylase, which produces MAAMSTTFAPLQNDTFLRACRRQATPYTPLWLMRQAGRYLPEYKATRAQAGSFMGLATNVDYATEVTLQPLARFPLDAAILFSDILTVPDAMGLGLSFAEGEGPRFAKVVRDEAAVAALAVPDMDKLRYVFDAVTSIRRALNGRVPLIGFSGSPWTLACYMVEGQGSDDYRLVKGLMYARPDLMHRILAINADSVAAYLNAQIDAGAQAVMIFDSWGGVLADGAFQAFSLAYTQRVLAQLQRTGADGADVPRIVFTKGGGLWLTEMQALDCEVLGLDWTVNLGRARALVGGEVGGPGKALQGNIDPNVLFAPPERIAEQVQAVLGSFGPAHTDPATTGPTHIFNLGHGISQFTPPEHVAALVEAVHSRSRRTLR; this is translated from the coding sequence ATGGCTGCCATGAGCACGACTTTCGCCCCCCTGCAGAACGACACCTTTTTGCGCGCCTGCCGGCGCCAGGCCACGCCCTACACGCCCCTGTGGCTGATGCGCCAGGCCGGCCGCTACCTGCCCGAGTACAAGGCCACGCGCGCCCAGGCCGGCAGCTTCATGGGCCTGGCCACGAACGTGGACTACGCCACCGAGGTCACGCTGCAGCCCCTGGCGCGCTTTCCGCTGGACGCGGCCATCCTGTTCTCCGACATCCTCACCGTGCCCGACGCCATGGGCCTGGGCCTGTCGTTCGCCGAGGGCGAAGGTCCGCGCTTTGCCAAGGTGGTGCGCGACGAGGCCGCCGTGGCCGCACTGGCCGTGCCCGACATGGACAAGCTGCGCTACGTGTTCGACGCCGTCACCAGCATTCGCCGCGCCCTGAACGGCCGCGTGCCGCTGATCGGCTTCTCGGGCAGCCCGTGGACGCTGGCCTGCTACATGGTCGAAGGCCAGGGCAGCGACGACTACCGCCTGGTCAAGGGCCTGATGTATGCGCGCCCCGACCTCATGCACCGCATCCTGGCCATCAACGCCGACAGCGTGGCCGCCTACCTGAACGCGCAGATCGACGCCGGCGCCCAGGCCGTGATGATCTTCGACAGCTGGGGCGGCGTGCTGGCCGACGGCGCCTTCCAGGCCTTCAGCCTGGCCTACACCCAGCGCGTGCTGGCCCAGCTCCAGCGCACCGGCGCAGATGGCGCGGACGTGCCGCGCATCGTCTTCACCAAGGGCGGCGGCCTCTGGTTGACCGAGATGCAGGCGCTGGACTGCGAGGTGCTGGGTCTGGACTGGACCGTGAACCTGGGCCGGGCTCGCGCCCTGGTCGGCGGCGAGGTGGGCGGCCCCGGCAAGGCCCTGCAGGGCAACATCGACCCCAACGTGCTGTTCGCCCCGCCCGAGCGCATCGCCGAACAGGTGCAGGCCGTGCTGGGCAGCTTTGGCCCCGCTCACACGGACCCCGCCACCACCGGCCCCACGCACATCTTCAACCTGGGCCACGGCATCAGCCAGTTCACCCCGCCCGAGCACGTCGCCGCGCTGGTCGAGGCTGTGCACAGCCGCTCGCGCCGCACGCTGCGCTGA
- a CDS encoding GNAT family N-acetyltransferase, with amino-acid sequence MTLPPIVLNEAAQRFELHLDGFTAYEAFERFPGGINYLHTVVPEQLSGRGIGGAIARHVLDYAAEHQLQVIPTCVFIRGYIEKHPEYQRLVATHP; translated from the coding sequence ATGACCCTTCCACCGATTGTGCTGAATGAAGCGGCGCAACGCTTTGAGCTGCACCTGGATGGCTTCACCGCGTACGAGGCGTTTGAGCGCTTTCCGGGTGGCATCAACTACCTGCACACCGTCGTGCCCGAACAGCTGAGCGGCCGCGGCATCGGCGGCGCCATCGCCCGCCATGTGCTGGACTACGCGGCGGAGCACCAACTCCAGGTGATCCCCACCTGCGTGTTCATCCGCGGCTACATCGAGAAGCACCCCGAGTACCAGCGGCTGGTGGCGACACACCCTTGA
- the priA gene encoding replication restart helicase PriA — protein sequence MTHPVCLTVAVATPTHSALSTPLSYASAQDWPPGQLLRVPLGARDVLGVVWDHPGGAAPDPGERSLRAVVEVWDALPPLDAHWRALVAFAARYYQRSVGEMALAALPPAMRTLNQEQLARRLAKLAPKAPAPRRRTAKASQATASETALATAEGSPAAPGHGADQPLAAREVPPALTLQQREVLQALSTQPGTFLLHGNTGSGKTEVYMQAAAQALAQNAHAQVLVLVPEINLTPQLQARFERRFGADAVVAMHSALTPAKRLSAWLRAHLGQARIVLGTRMAVFASLPGLALIVVDEEHDPSYKQQEGARYSARDLAVWRGHHAGVRVLLGSATPSLESWWASRPASPAAVDDGTSPAAGRAGRYTRLHMPDRIGSDTASAALLVRRVDMNHQPRGAVLAPPLLDAIGTRAARGEQSLLLLNRRGYSPVLSCSECGWKSTCPHCSAYRVFHKGDRSLRCHHCGLASPVPHACPDCGNPDIQGLGRGTEQLQEQVQALLSDMRRPDGSALRIARLDADTTRLKGTLTAQLDQVHAGEVDVLIGTQMIAKGHDFRRVSLVAAVQPDAALFASDFRAPERLFALLMQAAGRAGRDAGFAQQPEMWVQTHQPAHPLYAALKTLDYAAFADGQLTEREQAGLPPFVHQALLRADARTQEAAQGFLLAAVEALRDAAMQQPQLAPLLDAVYLYPAVPLTVQRVAQVERAQLLLESTSRQALQRLMHAWQPLLHRTRADKAHKALIRWLFDVDPLGI from the coding sequence ATGACGCATCCGGTCTGCCTGACCGTGGCCGTGGCCACACCGACCCACAGCGCCTTGTCCACCCCCCTCAGCTACGCCAGCGCCCAGGATTGGCCCCCGGGTCAACTGCTGCGCGTGCCGCTGGGCGCGCGCGATGTGCTCGGCGTGGTGTGGGACCACCCCGGCGGCGCGGCCCCCGATCCGGGAGAACGGTCGCTGCGCGCCGTGGTGGAGGTCTGGGACGCCCTGCCCCCCTTGGACGCCCACTGGCGCGCCTTGGTGGCCTTTGCCGCGCGCTACTACCAGCGCAGCGTGGGCGAAATGGCCCTGGCCGCCCTGCCGCCCGCCATGCGCACGCTGAACCAAGAGCAGCTGGCGCGCCGCCTGGCCAAGCTGGCCCCCAAGGCCCCCGCCCCGCGCAGGCGCACCGCCAAAGCCTCGCAGGCAACTGCTTCCGAGACGGCCCTGGCAACCGCCGAGGGCAGCCCGGCCGCGCCTGGCCATGGGGCCGATCAGCCCCTGGCGGCCCGCGAGGTGCCGCCCGCGCTCACGCTGCAGCAGCGCGAGGTGCTGCAGGCGCTGTCCACCCAGCCCGGCACCTTCCTGTTGCACGGCAACACCGGCAGCGGCAAGACCGAGGTCTACATGCAGGCCGCCGCCCAGGCCCTGGCGCAGAACGCCCACGCCCAGGTGCTGGTCCTGGTGCCGGAGATCAACCTGACGCCGCAGCTCCAGGCCCGCTTCGAACGCCGCTTTGGCGCCGATGCGGTGGTGGCCATGCACAGCGCGCTCACGCCGGCCAAGCGCCTGTCGGCCTGGCTCCGGGCCCACCTGGGCCAGGCGCGCATCGTGCTGGGCACGCGCATGGCCGTGTTCGCCAGCCTGCCGGGCCTGGCCTTGATCGTGGTCGACGAGGAGCACGACCCCAGCTACAAGCAGCAGGAAGGCGCCCGTTATTCGGCCCGGGACCTGGCGGTGTGGCGCGGCCACCATGCCGGGGTGCGTGTGCTGCTGGGCTCGGCCACGCCCTCACTGGAGAGCTGGTGGGCCAGTCGACCCGCCAGCCCCGCAGCGGTGGACGATGGCACCAGCCCCGCGGCCGGCCGGGCCGGCCGCTACACCCGCCTGCACATGCCCGACCGCATTGGCAGCGACACGGCCAGCGCCGCGCTGCTGGTGCGGCGCGTGGACATGAACCACCAGCCGCGGGGCGCCGTGCTGGCGCCGCCGCTGCTCGACGCCATTGGCACGCGTGCCGCGCGCGGCGAGCAATCGCTGCTGTTGCTCAACCGGCGGGGCTACTCGCCCGTGCTGTCCTGCTCGGAATGCGGCTGGAAGAGCACCTGCCCCCATTGCTCGGCCTACCGCGTGTTCCACAAGGGCGACCGCAGCCTGCGCTGCCACCACTGCGGCCTGGCCAGCCCCGTGCCCCACGCCTGCCCCGACTGCGGCAACCCCGACATCCAGGGCCTGGGGCGCGGCACCGAGCAGCTGCAGGAGCAGGTGCAAGCCCTGCTGTCGGACATGCGCCGCCCCGACGGCAGCGCGCTGCGCATCGCGCGGCTGGACGCCGACACCACCCGCCTCAAGGGCACCCTCACCGCCCAGCTGGATCAGGTGCACGCGGGCGAGGTCGACGTGCTGATCGGCACGCAGATGATCGCCAAGGGGCACGACTTTCGGCGCGTCAGCCTGGTGGCGGCCGTGCAGCCCGATGCAGCCTTGTTCGCGAGCGACTTCCGGGCGCCCGAGCGCCTGTTTGCGCTGCTGATGCAGGCCGCAGGCCGCGCGGGACGCGATGCCGGCTTTGCGCAGCAGCCCGAGATGTGGGTGCAGACCCACCAACCGGCCCACCCGCTGTATGCCGCCCTCAAGACGCTGGACTACGCCGCCTTTGCCGATGGCCAGCTCACCGAGCGCGAGCAGGCCGGGCTGCCGCCGTTCGTGCACCAGGCGCTGCTGCGTGCCGACGCCCGCACCCAGGAGGCCGCCCAGGGCTTTCTGCTGGCCGCCGTCGAGGCCCTGCGCGACGCCGCCATGCAGCAGCCGCAGCTGGCGCCTTTGCTCGACGCCGTCTACCTCTACCCCGCCGTGCCGCTGACGGTGCAACGCGTGGCCCAGGTCGAGCGCGCGCAGCTGCTGCTCGAATCGACGTCGCGCCAGGCCCTGCAGCGCCTGATGCACGCCTGGCAGCCGCTGCTGCACCGCACCCGAGCCGACAAGGCGCACAAGGCCCTGATCCGCTGGTTGTTCGACGTCGATCCACTGGGCATTTGA
- a CDS encoding phospholipase D-like domain-containing protein codes for MSYDSPSPSRYRPLWLLVLLCCLSALQACQSLPRNVVRPSSQAWASPQATPLGELVRQRRAQAGAQPANGFALLPGADEAYSARLALIEQARHTLDLQYYTVNLDASSASLLEALTAAAQRGVRVRLLLDDFNTAGRNAQVLRLAFVPGVEVRLFNPLPGSRNSLLTRTLGALPHFARMQQRMHNKLFLADNAVGITGGRNLGDAYFGLGDSSNFVDLDVLAFGPIVQDMGRSFDQYWNNTLAYPVQSLVSQSELNNALSLEVHAGDLQSATDTTMPPARDVGSAVRETLQAMRAKAAHMPPAMNLREVPLHWVPAQLIVDRPGKISAEDHDGGQDTVVDGMVSLMGEARRDVLLVTPYFVPGPQIMKTFEALRARGVRVRVLTNSLASNDAVAAHAGYARYRKDLVRLGVELHELRGVAIGASGEVRSGALLSGSGSGTRGGSRTSVQGAHGPAGSTATEPQADGSPKRLSLHAKFVALDDRLLLVGSMNLDLRSKLQNTEIGLLLASRALSRDLTRLTELAFERASYRVELDGEQLRWRAPPGANFQDTTSEPDASMSLRLLANVIAPFAPDELL; via the coding sequence ATGTCCTACGATTCCCCTTCCCCTTCGCGCTACCGGCCCTTGTGGTTGCTGGTGCTGCTGTGCTGCCTCTCGGCCCTGCAAGCCTGCCAAAGCCTGCCCCGCAACGTGGTGCGTCCCAGCTCGCAGGCCTGGGCCAGTCCGCAGGCCACGCCGCTGGGCGAGCTGGTGCGCCAACGCCGCGCACAAGCCGGTGCACAGCCCGCCAACGGCTTCGCGCTGTTGCCCGGCGCCGACGAGGCCTACAGCGCTCGCCTGGCCCTGATCGAACAGGCGCGCCACACGCTGGACCTGCAGTACTACACGGTCAACCTGGATGCGAGTTCGGCCAGCCTGCTGGAGGCGCTGACCGCGGCCGCCCAGCGCGGCGTGCGCGTGCGCCTGCTGCTCGACGACTTCAACACCGCGGGCCGCAACGCCCAGGTGCTGCGCCTGGCCTTTGTGCCCGGCGTGGAGGTGCGGCTGTTCAACCCCCTGCCCGGCTCCCGCAACTCGCTGTTGACCCGCACGCTGGGCGCGCTGCCGCATTTCGCGCGCATGCAGCAGCGCATGCACAACAAGCTGTTCCTGGCCGACAACGCCGTGGGCATCACGGGCGGGCGCAACCTGGGCGACGCCTACTTCGGCCTGGGCGACAGCAGCAACTTCGTCGACCTCGACGTGCTGGCCTTCGGTCCCATCGTGCAGGACATGGGCCGCAGCTTTGACCAGTACTGGAACAACACCCTGGCCTACCCCGTGCAAAGCCTGGTGAGCCAAAGCGAACTCAACAACGCCCTGTCGCTGGAGGTGCATGCCGGCGACCTGCAGAGCGCCACCGACACCACCATGCCGCCGGCCCGCGACGTGGGCAGCGCGGTGCGCGAGACCCTGCAGGCCATGCGCGCCAAGGCCGCCCACATGCCGCCGGCCATGAACCTGCGCGAGGTGCCGCTGCACTGGGTCCCGGCCCAGCTCATCGTGGACCGCCCCGGCAAGATCTCGGCCGAGGACCACGACGGCGGACAAGATACCGTGGTCGACGGCATGGTCTCGCTGATGGGCGAGGCGCGACGCGACGTGCTGCTGGTGACGCCCTACTTCGTGCCCGGACCGCAGATCATGAAAACCTTCGAGGCCCTGCGCGCGCGCGGCGTGCGCGTGCGCGTGCTGACGAACTCGCTGGCCTCGAACGACGCCGTGGCCGCCCACGCCGGCTATGCGCGCTACCGCAAGGACCTGGTCCGCCTGGGCGTGGAGCTGCACGAGCTGCGCGGCGTCGCCATCGGCGCCTCGGGCGAGGTGCGCAGCGGCGCGCTGCTGTCGGGCTCGGGCAGCGGCACCCGCGGCGGTTCGCGCACCAGCGTGCAGGGCGCGCACGGCCCGGCCGGCTCCACCGCCACCGAGCCGCAGGCCGACGGCAGCCCCAAGCGGCTGAGCCTGCATGCCAAGTTCGTGGCCCTCGACGACCGCCTGCTGCTGGTGGGCTCCATGAACCTGGATCTGCGCTCCAAGCTGCAGAACACCGAAATCGGCCTGCTCCTGGCCAGCCGCGCCCTGTCACGCGACCTCACCCGCCTGACCGAGCTCGCGTTCGAACGCGCCAGCTACCGCGTCGAGCTGGATGGCGAGCAGCTGCGCTGGCGGGCGCCGCCCGGCGCCAATTTCCAGGACACCACGAGCGAGCCCGACGCCTCGATGAGCCTGCGCCTGCTGGCCAACGTCATCGCCCCGTTTGCCCCCGATGAACTGCTTTGA
- a CDS encoding Hsp70 family protein, translating into MPPFPHASARHVVGIDLGTSHVAVASLALADAVAHAVAGPVSASVADVTDDGIAMLPIAQLVGPAQVDARMLLPSLRYHPAPGELDAASLNQPWPTWQPPPDAELQQAIASYVHQGEAVEHPPAVIGTHARTLGAQVPSRLVSSAKSWLSHAGVDRTAPILPWGAPPDVPRVSPLHATASYLAHVRSAWDRRHPDAPLAQQAVCITVPASFDEGARALTVEAARLVGLQQVQLLEEPQAALTDWLQQPGPALAQQLQGVRLVLVVDVGGGTTDFSLMAVEPAGDAGPQLVRLTVGEHLMLGGDNMDLAIAHALEAPLSGGTRLSAARFALLVQQCRAAKERLLAADAPESLTVTLLGAGASVLGGSRSAVLTREQVAAWVVDGFLPQEGAEVLPRKRQSALVGFGLPHPADSAITRHLAAFLARSAPAMRQHLDAVMQGPAGIGSAGTSTASEGPGRDHLSELGPDDGARLPVPDAVLFNGGVFHAAALVERLTAVLTRWRGTPVRVLHNPHPDWAVARGAVAHLWGRHQSDWVSIHRSHEQIEKTGIPAVDEGGEPAPSAPLVPVPRIRAGSARSYFLWLQPADDTAAARMQAVCLLPHGQATGVVHALPQRFMLRLGEPVRFQLLASSLPTPWRAGEVVDVAALEAVWLPPLTTQIDAEDGSGASTGTGAVGRTARDVAVHVQASLSEVGTLEVACVCQDAPAGEAPTRWPLVFAVRGAQATVPAEASASPPDALTGRAVTPPWAAVAEGVTALVDEVFGEPAHAVDAGTVRRLRQALERRLGRRDTWPVALLRPLFDLLMARARRRRRSAEHERVWFNLAGYCLRPGLGEPRDAQRMASLWALHDDGLSYPKGQGNWAEWWICWRRVAAGLNEAQQMALMSSVAGALEHADQRHRAADSPLVAEGDMVRLVAVLENLSAPYRAELGEWLVQHLPQAAAATPTWWALGRTGARVPLHGSPHNVVAPELVQAWITTALAQDWRRNDAAMFAAVQMSRMTGDRARDVDEATRAQVLQRLQQARAPERWRTLVAEVVALSDDDLQRSVGEALPPGLRLLER; encoded by the coding sequence ATGCCACCATTTCCGCACGCCAGCGCCCGCCACGTGGTGGGCATCGACCTGGGCACCAGCCATGTGGCGGTGGCCAGCCTTGCCCTGGCCGATGCGGTGGCGCATGCGGTAGCAGGCCCTGTATCGGCTTCGGTGGCAGATGTCACCGACGACGGCATCGCCATGCTCCCCATCGCGCAGCTGGTGGGGCCGGCGCAAGTCGATGCGCGCATGCTGCTGCCCTCGCTGCGCTACCACCCGGCACCGGGTGAGCTGGACGCGGCCAGCCTGAACCAGCCCTGGCCCACCTGGCAGCCGCCGCCCGACGCCGAGCTGCAGCAGGCCATCGCCAGCTACGTGCACCAGGGCGAAGCCGTCGAGCATCCGCCGGCGGTCATCGGGACCCACGCGCGCACGCTGGGGGCGCAGGTGCCCAGCCGCCTGGTCAGCAGCGCCAAGAGCTGGCTCTCGCACGCGGGGGTGGACCGCACGGCGCCCATCCTGCCCTGGGGCGCGCCGCCCGATGTGCCGCGCGTGTCGCCCCTGCATGCCACGGCCAGCTACCTGGCGCACGTGCGCTCGGCCTGGGACCGGCGCCACCCCGATGCGCCGCTGGCGCAACAGGCCGTGTGCATCACGGTGCCGGCCTCGTTCGACGAGGGCGCACGCGCCCTGACCGTGGAGGCTGCGCGCCTGGTCGGGCTGCAGCAGGTGCAGCTGCTGGAAGAACCGCAGGCGGCTTTGACCGATTGGCTGCAGCAGCCAGGCCCGGCGTTGGCGCAGCAGCTGCAGGGCGTGCGCCTGGTGCTGGTGGTGGACGTGGGCGGCGGCACGACCGATTTTTCCCTGATGGCGGTGGAGCCGGCGGGCGACGCGGGACCGCAGCTGGTGCGCCTCACGGTGGGCGAGCACCTCATGCTCGGCGGCGACAACATGGACCTGGCAATCGCCCACGCCCTGGAAGCCCCGCTGTCGGGCGGCACGCGCCTGTCGGCGGCGCGCTTCGCGCTGCTGGTGCAGCAGTGCCGCGCGGCCAAGGAGCGGCTGCTGGCCGCCGACGCGCCCGAGTCGCTGACGGTGACGCTGCTGGGCGCGGGCGCCTCGGTGCTGGGCGGCAGCCGGTCGGCCGTGCTCACGCGCGAGCAGGTGGCGGCTTGGGTGGTGGACGGCTTCCTGCCGCAGGAGGGCGCCGAGGTGCTGCCCCGCAAACGCCAGTCGGCCCTGGTGGGCTTTGGCTTGCCGCACCCGGCGGATTCGGCCATCACGCGGCATTTGGCCGCCTTCCTGGCACGCAGCGCGCCCGCCATGCGGCAGCACCTGGACGCGGTCATGCAGGGTCCGGCCGGGATCGGTTCAGCCGGGACAAGCACGGCCAGCGAGGGGCCGGGCCGTGACCACCTGTCCGAACTGGGCCCGGACGACGGCGCCCGCCTGCCCGTGCCCGATGCCGTGCTGTTCAACGGTGGCGTGTTCCACGCGGCTGCCCTGGTCGAGCGCCTGACGGCGGTGCTGACCCGCTGGCGCGGGACGCCCGTGCGGGTGCTGCACAACCCGCACCCCGACTGGGCCGTCGCGCGTGGCGCCGTGGCGCACCTGTGGGGTCGGCACCAGTCGGACTGGGTATCGATCCACAGATCTCATGAACAAATCGAGAAAACGGGTATACCGGCTGTCGATGAAGGCGGCGAACCCGCCCCGAGCGCGCCGCTGGTGCCGGTGCCCCGCATTCGCGCCGGCAGCGCGCGCAGCTATTTCCTGTGGTTGCAGCCGGCCGACGACACCGCGGCAGCACGCATGCAGGCCGTCTGCCTGCTGCCGCACGGCCAGGCCACGGGCGTGGTGCACGCGCTGCCGCAGCGCTTCATGCTGCGCCTGGGCGAGCCCGTGCGCTTTCAGCTGTTGGCCAGCAGCCTGCCCACGCCCTGGCGTGCGGGCGAGGTGGTCGACGTCGCGGCGCTGGAGGCCGTCTGGCTGCCGCCGTTGACCACGCAGATCGATGCGGAAGACGGCTCCGGTGCCAGCACCGGCACCGGCGCGGTCGGGCGCACCGCACGCGACGTTGCCGTGCACGTGCAGGCCAGCCTGAGCGAGGTGGGCACGCTGGAGGTCGCGTGTGTGTGCCAAGACGCCCCGGCGGGCGAGGCCCCCACGCGCTGGCCGCTGGTGTTCGCGGTGCGCGGTGCGCAGGCGACCGTCCCGGCCGAGGCGTCGGCCAGCCCCCCGGACGCCCTGACTGGTCGCGCCGTCACCCCGCCTTGGGCCGCCGTGGCCGAAGGGGTCACGGCGCTGGTGGACGAGGTGTTTGGCGAACCGGCGCATGCCGTGGATGCCGGCACGGTGCGCCGCCTGCGCCAGGCGCTGGAGCGCCGGCTGGGCCGACGCGACACCTGGCCCGTGGCGCTGCTGCGGCCCCTGTTCGACCTGCTGATGGCGCGCGCGCGCCGCCGCCGCCGCTCGGCCGAGCACGAGCGCGTGTGGTTCAACCTGGCCGGCTACTGCCTGCGACCGGGCCTGGGCGAGCCCCGCGACGCGCAGCGCATGGCCAGCCTGTGGGCCCTGCACGACGACGGGCTGAGCTACCCCAAGGGCCAGGGCAACTGGGCCGAATGGTGGATTTGCTGGCGCCGCGTGGCCGCGGGCCTGAACGAGGCGCAGCAGATGGCGCTGATGTCCAGTGTCGCCGGGGCGCTGGAGCACGCCGACCAGCGCCATCGGGCCGCCGATTCGCCACTGGTGGCCGAGGGCGACATGGTGCGCTTGGTGGCGGTGCTGGAGAACCTGAGCGCGCCCTACCGCGCCGAACTGGGCGAGTGGCTGGTGCAACACCTGCCGCAGGCCGCGGCGGCGACGCCCACCTGGTGGGCCCTGGGCCGCACCGGCGCCCGCGTGCCGCTGCATGGCAGCCCGCACAACGTGGTGGCGCCCGAGCTGGTGCAGGCCTGGATCACCACGGCGCTGGCCCAGGACTGGCGCCGCAATGACGCCGCCATGTTCGCCGCCGTGCAGATGAGCCGCATGACTGGCGACCGCGCGCGCGACGTGGACGAGGCCACGCGGGCCCAGGTGCTGCAGCGCCTGCAGCAGGCGCGTGCCCCGGAGCGCTGGCGCACGCTGGTGGCCGAGGTGGTGGCCTTGTCCGACGATGACCTGCAGCGCAGCGTGGGCGAGGCCTTGCCGCCGGGCCTGCGCCTGCTGGAGCGCTGA
- a CDS encoding MFS transporter, whose amino-acid sequence MRFVRELDEYPTGAKRRKILTMAVLASLICSYEGAIAPVVPLLLKDLNMSLSTYGLITAISFIFGAIASLLGGKLADKYGRVRVLIPMMAVCALLAYSMVLVNTATELAVLRCILAFVDAIAITTTAPLVRDFSPRMGRAQALGFWTWGPVGANFLSAGIAAITLPLFNNSWHSQFVIIGTISLVASIYIAMNIADLSPRLRAEVLQTERKVIEDASHKQPAPESSLLRHPVVWAHCIGIGFWLAFYLTITAFGQTIMVQAFGKTASEASSIMAGFWVMNLIAVAAVGRWSDKLQLRRVFPLGFTLILLVLLAYFAHLMEQPATPTWTLVIVGTLIGGAMGSAYSPWMALYSENAEDIDPRLQGMAWGLFYFVVRIVAVAVVILGPLTVEHTQSWRVWVLISGGCTFVFLIAMLFFKGPWTHKQRLAGPQRADTPLTASSH is encoded by the coding sequence ATGCGTTTTGTGCGCGAGCTGGACGAGTACCCCACAGGGGCCAAGCGCCGAAAAATCCTCACCATGGCGGTGCTCGCCAGCCTCATCTGTTCGTACGAGGGGGCCATCGCGCCAGTCGTGCCCCTGCTGCTCAAAGACCTGAACATGTCGTTGAGCACGTACGGGCTGATCACCGCCATCTCGTTCATCTTCGGCGCCATCGCCAGCCTGCTGGGCGGCAAGCTGGCCGACAAGTACGGCCGCGTGCGCGTGCTGATCCCGATGATGGCGGTCTGCGCGTTGCTGGCCTACTCGATGGTGCTGGTCAACACCGCCACCGAGCTGGCCGTGCTGCGCTGCATCCTGGCCTTCGTCGACGCCATCGCGATCACCACCACGGCCCCGCTGGTGCGCGATTTCTCGCCACGCATGGGCCGCGCCCAGGCCCTGGGCTTCTGGACCTGGGGACCCGTGGGCGCCAACTTCCTGTCGGCCGGCATCGCCGCCATCACGCTGCCGCTGTTCAACAACTCCTGGCATTCGCAGTTCGTCATCATCGGCACCATCTCGCTCGTGGCCTCGATCTACATCGCCATGAACATCGCCGACCTGTCGCCCCGGCTGCGTGCCGAAGTGCTGCAGACCGAGCGCAAGGTGATCGAGGACGCCAGCCACAAGCAGCCGGCGCCCGAAAGCTCGCTGCTGCGCCACCCCGTCGTCTGGGCCCACTGCATCGGCATCGGCTTCTGGCTTGCCTTCTACCTGACCATCACCGCTTTCGGCCAGACCATCATGGTCCAGGCCTTTGGGAAAACAGCGTCCGAGGCCTCGTCCATCATGGCGGGCTTCTGGGTCATGAACCTGATCGCCGTCGCCGCCGTGGGGCGCTGGTCCGACAAGCTGCAGCTGCGCCGCGTCTTTCCGCTGGGGTTCACGCTGATCCTGCTGGTGCTGCTGGCCTACTTTGCTCACCTGATGGAGCAGCCCGCCACCCCGACCTGGACGCTGGTGATCGTCGGCACGCTGATCGGCGGCGCCATGGGCAGCGCCTACAGCCCCTGGATGGCGCTGTACTCGGAAAACGCCGAGGACATCGACCCGCGCCTGCAAGGCATGGCCTGGGGCCTGTTCTACTTCGTGGTCCGCATCGTGGCCGTGGCGGTGGTCATCCTCGGCCCGCTGACGGTCGAGCACACGCAGTCGTGGCGCGTGTGGGTGCTGATTTCGGGTGGTTGCACCTTCGTCTTCCTGATCGCCATGCTGTTCTTCAAGGGCCCCTGGACCCACAAGCAACGCCTGGCCGGCCCGCAGCGCGCCGACACGCCCCTGACCGCCAGCTCGCACTGA